The sequence GAAGCAGTTGCGTGACCGTCTCGACGAGTTGCTGCAAGCTGGCCAGCTCGGCGGCCTGCACGCCGTCGTGGCGGTTCGCGGTGGCCAGACCTTGCTGGAGTACTACGGGACCGGCGAGGACTTCGCCTGGAGCGACTCTCGGGGCATCGTCGAATTCGGGCCCGAGACGCTGCACGACATCCGGTCGGTCACCAAGAGCGTCACCGCGCTGTTGTACGGCATCGCACTCGGCGACGGGCTGGTCCCGCCGCCGGAGGAGCCGCTCGTGCCACGGTTCCCGCAGTACCCCGATCTGGCCGCTGATCCCCAGCGTGCCCGGCTCACCGTCGCGCACGCGCTGACGATGTCCTTGGGGCTGGAATGGAGCGAAGACCTCCCGTACAACAGCCCGGCCAACGCCGAGATCGCGATGGAGCTGGCACCAGACCGGTACCGATACATCCTGGAGCGGCCGATCCTCGAGCCGCCCGGCACCCGATGGACGTACTGCGGTGGTGCCACGGCCCTGCTCGGCCAACTGATCACCGACGGCACCGGATTGTCGCTGCCGCAGTACGGTCAGGCCATGCTGTTCACGCCGCTGGGTATCGACCAATTCGAGTGGATGGCCGGCGCAGACGGAGTGGCCTCTCCAGCCTCCGGGCTGCGACTTGCGCCCCGCAACCTAGCCCGGCTCGGCGAGCTGGTGCTGGCCAATGGAGCCTGGGACAGTCAACCGCTTGTCCCGGCCGGCTGGATCCATACGATGCTCCAGCCGCGACTACAGACCACCTGGGGCGGGCAGTACGGCTACCAGTGGTATGTCGAATCCACCAAGGACCCACAGCTGGTAGCCGGCATGGGCAATGGTGGACAGCGCCTGTACGTCCTACCTGACCTGGACCTTACCGTGGCCGTCACCGCTGGCAACTACGACGATCCCGACCAGTGGCGGACCCCGCTCGCGGTGCTGGAGCAGGTCATCCTTCCCGCAGTGGCGTGACCGGCGAGGCCGTCCTTCACCGTCGACGAGACCATCCGTAGCCCAACCGCCGCTGTGCCGGTCCTGCGAGGGCGCTGGTGGTGTGGGAACGGGAGTTCACGGCTCGATGATCAGTGGTGCGAGTCGGCGGATCGCGTCCGCGACATCGGAAGCTGATGGCGCCGCCGCGTAGCTGATACGTATCCGCGTCGGGTTGCTGTCCGTGACGTAATAGTTCGTGCCCGGTGTGACGGCGACGCCCTTCGCGAGGGCAGCGGCCGTGAGTTGCTGTTCGTCGAGGTGGGCGGGGAGCGAGACCCACAGGTGGTAGCCGCCGCGGGGGCGCAGGGCGAGAGCGTGGTCGCCGAACGTGGCCGTGACGGCTTCGGTGGCCACCGTGCGGCGGTGCGTCAGGGCGACGCCGAGTGCCTTGAGAGTTCGCCGCCATCCGCTGGAGGTCACCACCTCCAGGGCGGTGAGCTGCAACGGGGCGGGAACGATAAGGGTGTCGATGAGGTGTGCCGATCGTAGGCGGGCAAGGACCTGGCCCCGGGCTGCGATCGCGCCGACGCGCAGGTTCGGTGATGTCACCTTCGTCAAAGATCTGATGTGGACGACAGTGCCGTCCGGGTCGTGGGAAATCATCGGAGGGGGTGTGGGATCGGCGTCGTCGTGGGTCATGTGTCGGGCGAAATCGTCTTCGACGACGAAAGCGCAGTGGCGGCGGGCGATGGCTTTGATCTCGTGTTGGCGGGCCATCGACAGGCTCGCCCCGGTGGGGTTCTGGAACAGCGGCTGGACGATGATGACCCGGGCTCGCGTACGGGTGAGGGCTTGGTCGAGATGATCCGAGCGCAGGCCATCGGTGTCGAGGGGAACCGGCACCGGTCTTAGACCGGCGGCCTGGGCGGCGGCGATGGTGCCCTGGTAGGTCGGCGACTCGATGATGACCGGCTCACCTGGCTGGGCGAGTGCGCGCATCGTCGTGGCGAGCGCGCTCTGCCCCGCCGCGCACAGGAGTATGTCGTGTCGTCCGAGGCCACCCCCGATGTCGGCGGCGAACCAGTCGCGCAGTTCGGGCAGGCCAGCGGCGGGCGGGCGGTCCCATGCCTGCGCGCGTTTCGCGGCACGGGACAACGCCGTTGCCAGGGCATCCAACGGCTGTAGCCCGGGGTGGAGGTAGCCGCCGCTGAGATCGACGATGTCCGGGTCTGGCGTCAACAGTGTTCCCATCCAGGCATGTGCCTTGAAGTCCCGCTGGCTGCCGACCGGCGATGCATGGGGACCCGCAGCGTCGAGGGCCGATTCTTGCCAGGACGTGTCCCCGGTGGGGGTCACCCGGCGGTCGGCGGTGCGGTACGTCCCTGCGCCTGGGCGAGACACGATGAGTCCGCGCTGGGTAAGGAGGGCCAGTGCCGCGGAGACGGTGGTCCCGCTGGCCGAGAACCGTTTCACCAACTCTCGATGGGTCGCGATGCGAGTGCCTTCGGGTAGCGCCTCTATCTCCTCCGCCATCGCATTCGCAAGGGTTCGGAAACTGCTATCATCCTTCATGAGGGTAGAGAATAGCGCTATCACCGAAATTCGGATACCGCCACTGTCGAGCGGTACGTTGTTCGCCTCCCTCGGCGTGCTGAGTTTCTCCTTCAGTCTTCCGGCGACACTCTGGGTGCTTGACGGATTCGGGCCATGGAGCGCCACCGGGGTTCGCGGAGTGCTGGCCGCCGCTGTCGCACTCACCGCGCTGATCGTGGCGCGCGTGCCGTTGCCGACCCGTGGTGACTGGCATGCCCTCACCGTGGTGGCGGTCGGCTGCGTGATCGGCTTCCCCCTGCTGACCACCCTTGCGCTGCAGACATCGACCACCGCGCACTCAGCCGTTGTCGTCGGGGCGATGCCGCTGGCCACCGCGGCGATCTCTGCTCTGCGTACCGGCCGCCGTCCGTCTCTGATGTTCTGGACGGCAGCATCCATCGGCGCGGCCACCGTCATGGCGTTCACCATCTCGCAAAACCATGGCCAACCGACGATTGCCGATCTCTACCTACTCGGTGGGCTGGTGGTCTGCGCTGCTGGCTATGTCGAAGGCGGCAGGCTCTCGGTCCGGATGCCCGGCTGGCAGGTCATCGCATGGGGCGTCGTGCTCGCCGGGCCGGTCAGCCTCGCCGTCTGCGTGGTCGCACTCCCGCACGAGCCGGTTCGCCTGACTGTCGAGGCGCTCGTCGGGATGGCATACATCGCGGGCGTTTCGCAGTTCGGCGGCTTCGTGCTCTGGTACGGCGGTATGGGCCTCATCGGGGTCACCCGGGCGAGTCAGCTGCAACTCGCCCAGCCCATGCTGACACTGCTATGGGCATCCCTGATCTTGGGAGAGCCGCTCAACGTCGCCATGCCGCTGACCGCGGCCGTCGCTCTCGGTTGTATCGTCGTCACGCAGCGGGCGAGGATGGCGTGACGCCGATCGATGCGATCACCTCCCTACGCACGTGCTGACCGCTGCTGCGGCCTCTCACGTGGCCGGCATCCCAAGGCCTGCTGTCGTGCAGTTCAGCCGGCTCACGTTCACCGGTCGATGTCGAGGCGGGAGTGGAGGTGCATGTCGTGCCAGCCGTCGGTGTGGCGGGCCGGCGTAGCCCTTTGTCGATGCCGTTCGTGGGGATGCGGGCTTCCCGGCGAGATGCCATCGCCGACCGGACGTTAGGCGCCAGGACTTGGCACCCACCAGTCGCCGAGCGTTCGATGGAGGATCAGCAGGACGGCGCTGTACACGATGGCCACGATGATGCCGATAGCGAAGCCAAGCGCGCCGCGGTCTCGCCGATCGCCGCCACCGGGGGCGGCGGGATCAGCGGTCGGCCGCGCCCACGGATGCTCCCGGGCCAACCAGTACAACAGGCCGAGACCCTGCGGGGTGAAGAAGAGCAGCCAAAACCAGAACCATCGAGTGCCCAGATGTGGAGTTGGGCCGACGATCACGACGCCAAGAGCGATCGCGGCGAGCAGGACGACGATCCCCGTGACGACGGGCGTCCGCTGGGAGGCGAGGATGGCTCGGTGGTCGATCCCGGCGTCGCGCAGGTTTTGCGCGATGCCGACAGCTCCCACCCCGGAGTAGCTCTCGACGGCGACGGCGTCGGTGACGGCTACCTGGTCGAAGGTGGTGGTGTCGGTCCAGTGCACCCGGCCATCGGAGGTCTTCCACGCGAAGAGGGGACCAGGCTGGCCGGAGCCCTGCTGTAGGACGGGAGCTCCGAACCAGTGCCCTGGATCGTTGGCACCCCAGTGGTCACCCCACTGGTACGCCACTACGTGGCCGGCGGCGGAGTCGGCTCGCACCTTTTCGTAGCTCTGTTGCCGGGGAGCCGTCCACCAGGCCGTGACTGCCGCGAGGAGCCACAGTAGGACCAGAGCGAGCCGTAGCGCATGCCACCACCGTCGGGTCCGATCGACCTCATTGAGGACGCTGACTTCCATTGCCGCATTGTGTCAATGCGGGACCAGGTACCACGGCGAGCGGAGCATGCCGCCCTACGGATTCGGGGCGTTGGCGCGGTGACGTACCGCCAGGTCAGATCTGTCTCCGCTGGTTGTGCACCGGGAGCGGGACGTGAACACCGCCCCAATAATTAGGTGATCTCGGTGGTCGTCATCGCGATACTGGCTGACGAGGTCGAGGCCGTCGTCGCCGAGCACGAGCGCGACCGGTACTCCGTTGACCTGGAACCGCAACCGTCAGGAAGTGCAGATCATGACGTACGCCGTGCTGCCCCACACCCGGGCTCCGGTTCGGGTGTGGACCGACCCACACACCATTGAACCGCAGGCCGCTCGTCAGCTTCGCAACATCGGTACGCTGCCCTGGGTGCAGGGCGTCGCCGTGATGCCCGACGTGCATTTTGGTAAGGGCGCCACCGTCGGCTCGGTCATCGCGATGCGGCAGGCTGTCTCGCCGGCCGCGGTCGGGGTTGACATCGGCTGTGGCATGTCGGCGGTGCGCACCTCGCTGACCGCGGCCGACCTGCCCGACGATCTCGCGGGGCTGCGGCGTGCCATCGAGGACGCGATCCCGGTCGGCTTCGCCCAGCGCGACAAGGCGGTGAACCCGCGTCGGGTTCGGGGCTTGGAGCAGGCGGGTTGGGACGCCTTCTGGCAGCGCTTCACCGGTCTGCACGAGGGAGTGACCCGGCTGGAGCGCCGAGCGATGAACCAGATGGGGACCCTCGGCGGGGGGAACCACTTCATCGAGGTCTGCCTCGAGCAGGGTGGTGTCGATGCGGGTCGGGTGTGGTTGATGCTGCACTCCGGGTCCCGGAACATCGGCAAGGAGTTGGCGGAGCGGCACATGGCCGTCGCCCGGAGGCTGCCGCACAACGCCGCGCTGCCCGATCGTGACCTGGCGGTCTTCCTCGCGGGGACGGCGGAGATGGACGCCTACCGCCGGGACCTGTGGTGGGCGCAGGAGTACGCGCGGCGTAACCGCGCGGTCATGCTCGCACTGCTCTGCACCGTGGTCCGGGACCGGTTCCCGCAGGTGCGCTACGACGAGCCGATCAGCTGCCACCACAACTACGTCGCTGAGGAGACCTACGACGGCGTGGAGGTGTTGGTAACCCGCAAGGGCGCTATCCGGGCCGGCGCGGGGGAGCTGGGCATCATCCCCGGATCGATGGGGACCGGGTCCTACATCGTGCGGGGCAGGGGAAATGAGTCCGCGTACTGCTCCGCGTCGCACGGTGCGGGCCGGCGGATGTCCCGTGGGCAGGCCAAGCGGAGTTTCACCACCGATGACCTGGCCGCGCAGACCACCGGGGTGGAGTGCCGCAAGGACGCCGGGGTCGTGGACGAGATTCCTGGTGCGTACAAGGACATCAACGCCGTGATGGCGCAGCAGACCGACCTGGTTGAGGTGGTAGCGCACCTCAAGCAGGTGGTGTGCGTGAAGGGGTAGGCCGAAGCACCGATTGACCAGACAATGGCAGGTATGGATGGGAGTGGATTTCCGGGAGTCAGTCTGCATCCCGCCTGTTCGCAGGCGCTGCGCCATGTAGCCACTCGGTCCGCTGGACCCCCGGTCGACGCATCGTTGCGAATCACCCTGAACTTCCATCCTGACTGGATGACGACTGGTAGCCCCGTTCTCGGCAAGATGGTGGAGGACGGGGTCTACCTGTCCCAGTTTGTCACCGGCACCAGCAACGGTGGGCTCTCCGCCTATCCCGGCGGAGACCGGTGGCGTTGGGAACAGCGCATGTTCGGAGGCGCCTACGACGCGGTTCCCGCCCACTGCCGACCGGTGTACGGCGCCCTGAACTTCCGGCACAAGCCCACCGGTGCCGCACCCCGATTCGGATCAGCTCACCTACGGCTGACGGCGTCCACGCTGGGTCGAGCGACCTTCTGCTACCCGGACAGCCACCTCGAGCCAACCATGTTTGGAGTGGCCGAACGCATGTCGCTGGTTGATCTGGCCCGCGCTGATTGCCGGGATGACTTGGACGACTACGTTGAGGCGCAGGTGCACGGTGCGGTTCGGCTCGACCGCGATGTCGAGGCACTCGTGCTGGACTCCTGCTACCGCGGCACCGACGTGGAGAACCTCGCCCGTCGCCTGCCCTGCCCGCTGGAGTGGCATCCGGGGTTCCGGCTCTCCATAGCCGAGCTCCGTCGGCACCCCGACTACCGTGGCCCGCGCTACGTGGAGCTCGGTGTCGCTCTCGCCATTGGGGGTTACCTCAACCCGCGCCTCATCGGGGATGCTGTCCGCACTGGCCGCTACCGCCGCCAGGACCTCAAGCGCGTCTGGCACCACCTCGCCCGTTTCGGTGGACCCGCTACGCCGTCCCGCATCCCTGGCTGATGGTTCTCTTCTGGGGCGGCCCGGCGGACGGTGCGGTGCGGTCGAAGCCGTGGGGGCGAGGCTCGCTACCGCTTGATCTGGTGGACGAGGCGCTCGAGGAGATCAAACAGGGTGGCTCGTTCAACCGCGACTCCTTCCGAGAGGCGAGCCGCGGCCTGCACCGCCAGCCAGGGTCCTGACTGCGATAGTGGCTGCACCGAGCCAGCCCGGTAGGCGCGGCTGTAGCGGCGGGTGAACACCGACCGGCTGCTCGTGATCAGCCTACGAGTTACCCGCGAGGTCTCCGGTAGCGGAGCGGAGTAGCGCAGGAGCAGCATCGTCCGGGCATGATCGGCTGCTGGGACACCGCGCGTCGCGTTGGGCCAGTCGATGACCGTGGCTCGACCATCGGTAAGCATCAGGTTGCCGGGGTGGTAGTCCCCGTGGCAGAGGCGCTCCCCCTCGGGGAGGGCGTCGAGTAGCCGCAGCGCGAAGCTTCGTAGCCGCGTCGGCATGGTGGCGGTGGTGATGCGGGCGGCCAGGACCGAGCGGAGTTCGGGCAGGTCGGCGGGGGCCGACACCTGGTGTACGGCGAGGTGGGTGGCGGCCAGCGTGCGGGCCATGCCGAGCATCCGCCACGGCTGTCGCTGCAACAGGGTGAGCAGGTCCGCCCCGTCCAGGCGTTCCAGCACCAGGCCGACGCGTCCATCCCACTGCACCGTGTCGTCCAGTCTCGGAGCGATGCCGTGCCCGGCCAGCGTGGCCAGTGCTTTCGCCTCAGCGCGGTGTCCGAGCAGCCCGGGCCGGTACAGCTTGATGATCGCGTCGTCGCGCCACGCGTGTACGTCCGCCTCCCGCCCAGCGCCGATCTTGGCTCCGATCACTGTTGTGCCTCTCGGCGGGGTGCGCGGCTGGCCTCGATCAGGATCCTGGTGGAGTGCGCGACAAATGCACCGTGGGTACGGATGTGGGCGTCGAGCCGTTCGAGTCGGGCGCGGTGCCACTCCACGGCGAAGTCGGGCACCCACCAGGCGCACTTGCGCAGGGTGTAGACGACCGCGCCGATGTCGAAGAACTCCATCCGGCAGCGGGCGGTGCGCAGCTCCACGATCTCCAACCCGGCGCGCCGCGCGGCGGCGACCCCCCGGTGTGGGTCACGAGCGAAGCGCTCGTGGGGCAGGGGGCCACGGAAGTACTCGATGAGCTCGAACGCGGAGGCGGGTCCGACATGCTGGGCGAGGTAGCTACCGCCATCCCGGAGCACCCGGGCGATCTCGGACCAGTCGGGGCGGACGGGGTGGCGGCTGGTCACCAGTGAAAAGCTGGCGTCGGCAAAGGGCAACGATCGTCCCGGTTCGACTGCGACGACCGCAACGCCGCGGGGCTGGAGCAGTACCCGGGCGCGTTCCACGTTCGGTGGCCAGCCCTCGGTGACCACCATCCGGGAGGCCAGTTGTGGCATCTCGGCGATGACCTCACCGCCGCCGGTGTCGATATCCAATGCCGAGGGGGAGTGGGGCAGCCGCGCCGCGAGCAGGCGTGAGTACCGCCAAGGCGGGCGCTGCTCGGTGGCCCGGCCATCGAGCCAGTCGAAGCTCCAACCGGACACGTCCGCCGCTGCTGCCTCGTCAACCAGTTCCTGGAAGGCACGCACCTCCGAATTCTGACCGTGCCGTCAACCGGTTTGACCTTTCGGGGCCGACCGAGGCCGATGACGGTGCTCACGAGGGGTGATACCTGACGTCGAGGACCGGGCATGCTCAAGCCCCCCAGCGCGCCAGCACCGGGGGGCTCAAGTGCTTGTCAGCGCCGGGCGTGCGTAACGAACGCCTGCCACGCCTCCGGACCGAACACCAGCGCCGGCCCGGTTGGGTCCTTGCTGTCACGGACGCCGACGACGCCGGGAAGGTTATCGGCGACCTCCACACAGTTGTTGCCGTTGCCGCTCCGCGTGCTCTTGCGCCACCGGGCGCCGGTCAGGTTAGTCACCGCTCAGTTCCTCCAATGCAGTTGCGATCATCTTCTTGGATGCCGCCTCGTCGATTGCTCGGTCGTCGAGGTCTTCCCAGACCAGCTGGTATGCGCTGGACTCATCGGGCTTGTTGAGGTACAAGGCGCCGGTCAACGTGTCGACATAGGCCAGTGGAGGCTCCAGCACCTCGCCTACCGGATCGGTCGGGAAGTCCAGCAGTGAGAACGGCGTGCTTGCCGCCATGCCGCCGTGGATGCCGGCGGCGAAGGGCAGGACCCGTACGGATATGTTGCCGCGCTGGGTGACGTCGAGCAGGTGCTTGAACTGTTCGGCCATCACATCAGCTCCACCAACCAGCCGATGCAACACTGCCTCGTTGAGGATCACGCTCAGGTGCGGCGCACGCGGCCGGGACAGCAGAGACTGCCGCGCCAGTCTGACGGTGACCCGGCGTTCGCGCTCTGCTTGATCGACGTAGCCCTTCGGCACCTGGTGTACCTGCTCTGCGTAGGCCCGCGTTTGCAGCAGGCCAGGGATCAACTCGACCTCGTACTGTCGGATCGTTTCCGCGCTGTCCTCCAGTGACACGTACAACCCGAAGAACTGGGGTAGCTCCGTCTCCGTGTAGTCGTGCCACCAGCTCTTCTTCCGGCCGTTGCGCGTTTCGGCCGTCAACGCCAGGAGAAGATCCAGATCGGCCTGTTCGGCACCGTACAGCTCACACATCGCCTTCACATCGATGTCCCGGAACCTGACGCCCTCGGTGCCGTCCTCCATCCGGGCGATGGTTGCGCGCCCCTTCTGGAGGTGTTCGGCCGCTTGCTCCTGGGTCAGGTTCGCTGCCCGGCGCAGGATTGCCAGCCGGCGGCCGATGGACCGGCGTACCAGGGCTGAGCCGACCATGTCTGCCACCCGTGACCACCTTCCACTCAATTAATTGGACGCGTGTCTCGCTCAATTAGAACATGCTTGCCTTGTCTTGCTGAAGCCTAGCGATGCTAATTCGGTCTCGCCTAGATGAGTGATCTTTAGTTAAGTGACACTCTTCCGACACTGGCCTGCTTGAGTGGTTGTCTTTTGGGCGCGCTCAAAGTGTAATGAGCTGCATCGACGTGTACCGACTGGTTGAACCTTCACCCAAGGGGGACATTGTGCTGCTGTTCTTAGCCCTGACCATGTACCGCTCGCGGCACAACCGAGATGGCATCGCAGGAGCAAATGCGACACCTCGCATTCCCGGGCTTTTGTCCGATTCAAGAGGAAAGTGGACTGTGGTTCGCCGGCGATTCCGCCGGCAGAGGAAGAACTCGCCGCCCCCCGCGATTGCACCGCAGCCGAGGAACGATGTCCCGTACCCCGTGACGGTGCAGCGGGCCAGGCCGGTCAATCTGCCGAGGTGGATGACCCAGCCCACCGTCGCCAATCCCCAGGTAGGCCGCGTCGGTTGGCTAACTCCGGCCCAGCAGTGGCGAGCCAACGGAGGCCGCTGGTGACCGCGCACCAGCCGCCTGCCCGAAGCGCCGACAGGCGAGACTGAGATGGCATCGGTGGTTGTCGCTGCTATTGCCGTCGTCGTTGGGCTCGCCGTTGGCGTGGTCCTGGGTCTGGTGACCAAGAGTCGTTCGGGTAGTTGGTGCCCCCGGTGTGGTGACCTCAAGCGCTGCCTACGTGACCACGACACGCGTGGGAGCCGGTCGTGGTGAGAAGGGCACACGACCCGATGCGCCCGCTGTGGCGGTGCCGGGCCTGCGGCGCCGACTGGCCCTGCCAGCCCGCGCGGCTCGCGTTGCTGGATGAGTATCGCGGCCGGAGGTCAGCTCTGCTGGCCCACCAGGGCAAGCTCCTGGCCGAGGCGTCTGATCAGCTATCCCGGCTCAGCGGCACCAGACCGGACCTCAGGGAGAGGTTTGTGCACTGGTGCTGGCGGGCGGAACCCGAACACCCCACGACCAGCGCCTTTGAGCCGGGAGACCTGGACCTGGACCTGGTGTTTCGCGGAATCGAAATGATCATCCGTAGCCACTGGGGAGGACGGACCTGCCCCCGGTGCGCGAACAAAGGTTGTCCACATCTCGACTGGGCCGACGGCTGGCTGTCCCGCCTACGAAGGTCATCGGAAGGCCGCCCAAGCGGGTAGCGGAGTCCGAAGCGGGTAACGGAACGCCGTGGCAGGTGGCGTCGGGGTCGGGGGGCCCGAACTTCGGCGTTGGTTGGCGGGGACGGCCGCGGTCGTCGCGGGCGGGGCGGTGGTGCACGCGCTGCCGGTGGTCACCGCCAGCGGAGCGCTGCGGCGTCGGTGCTGGCCCCGGCTGGCGGGGGTGGGTGCGGCCAGTCGGATCGCGTTGACCTTCGACGACGGGCCGAGCCGTACCTCCACCACCCGGTTTCTGCGGGCGTTGGAGCGCGCCGACGTACGGGCAACGTTCTTTCTGCTCGGCACCCTGCTCGACCGCGATCCCGGACTCGGCCGGGAGATGGCGGCGGCCGGGCATGAGCTCGCGGTGCACGGATGGGAGCACCGGAATCTGCTGTGCCGATCGCCTGCCGCGACCTACGCCGATATCGCCCGCGCTCGGGACACCGTCGCGGCGGTCACCGGAGCCTCGCCGCTGTGGTATCGGCCGCCGTACGGGGTGCTGACGGTGTCGGCGCTGCTGGCGTGCCGGCGGCTGGGCCTGACCCCCCGCCTCTGGACCACCTGGGGACGCGACTGGGACGCGACCCGGTCTCCGGCGGTGATCTGGGAGACCATCGTGCAGGATCTCGACGGTGGCGGCACGCTGTTGCTGCATGATTCGGATCATGCGGCCAGCCCGGGTGCCTGGCGAGGTGCCTTGGCCATCCTGCCTCGCCTCGTGAGCTGGGCCCAGGAGCGGGAGCTGACCATCGGGACGCTCGGCGCACACGAGGAGACCGAGGCGGCCCGGGAGCCCGGGGCGTGGCGCACACCGGTCCGGGCACGACCGGGGCATGACGACGTACCGGGTGGGTAACCGCAGCCGGTGAAGCCATGGCCGGGCGGGAGAAGTCCGCGCGCCGGTACGTCCCCGGCTGCCGCCGGTACGTCCCCGGCTGCCGGTCGTGACGACCCCGACGGCGGCCCGGGTCAGCTGCGGATCCTGGTCGTCTCCGCCGACATCGGCGCGGGCCACGACGCCGCCGCGGCCGAACTCGCCGCCCGGCTCGCCGGCGACGGAGTCGTGGAGCAGCTCAACTTCTTCGCGGCCCTGCCCCGGCCGCTGCACCGGCTCGTCCGGGAGGGCTACCGCACCATGCTCCAGCGGTTTCCCTGGAGCTACGACGCGCTGTTCCGGTTCACGGACCGGTCGTCGCTGATGGTCCGGGCGTTCCGGGCCGCGCTGCGGGCGGCCGTACCGCGGATGCTGTCGCGGATATCGGCGGACACCTGCCTGGTGGTGACGACACACCCGTTCGCCAACCAGCTACTCGGCCCGATGCGCGGGACGGGGCAGCTCACCGTGCCGGTGCTCAGCTACGTCACGGATTTCGTTGTCCACCCGATCTGGATCTCGCCGGGTGTGGACACCTACTGCGTCGTTCACGACGGGACACAGCGGCAGGCGGCGGCACGTGGGGCAGCTGATGTCCGGGTGGTCAATCCGCTGATCTCCGCCGAGTTCGCGGCGTCGGCAACGGCCTGCCAGCGTACGGCTCGGGCCCGTTTCGGCCTGCCCGAGCAGGAGCGACTGGCGTTGATCGTCGCTGGCTCCTGGGGGGTGGGCGACGTGGCCCGTACCGCTCGGGATGTGCTCGCCGCCGGCTGCGTCACCCCCGTCGTGGCGTGTGGGCGCAACGTCCGGCTCCGCCAGCGCCTGCGTACCTTCCCCGGACACGTCCTGGGCTGGGTCGAGGACATGCCCACCCTGATGCGGGCGGTTGATGTGGTGGTGGAGAACGCCGGCGGGCTCACCTGCCAGCAGTCGCTGGCCGGTGGGCTCCCCACCGTCACCTATCGGCCGATTTCTGGGCATGGTCGGGCCAACGCGCAGCTGCTCGCCGAGGCGGGGCTCACCACCCATGTCACCAGCGCTGCCGAGCTGGGGCCGGCGCTGACGAAGCTGACCGGCGTGGCGGGCAGCCCAGCACTTCCCGTCGGCAGCGCTACCGACATGGCCAGCGTGGTTTCGGAGGTTGTCCGGAGCGGCAACCGGCTTGACCGGAAGCGGCCAGTTTGACCATGAACTCCTCCTAGCTTGATCTTTAACCTGTGCGCGGTGCGACTGCGGCGTAGCGACCCGGGCCGGCCCGGCCGGGGATTGGTCGACTTCTTCTTGGGAGATGTTGTCCTCCCGGTCGCGCTGCTGCTGGTGATGATGTGGACGTCGTGGCGGCGGGTGGGGTGGCGGTTGGGTCGTCCTGGTGGGCGGCCGGGTCCTGGTCGGGTGGGTTTCGGTGCACTGGCGGGACAGGGGCTGTTGGCGCGTAGGTGCCGAAATCCGCGGCGGACGCGGGCTGGGTGAGCCGGGGGGCTGGTCGTTCCCATGGGTGGCATAGGTCTACGGCGAGGGGTCGGGCCAGTCGTACGCCGGTGCGGTGTTCGGTGATGTCGGCCAGCCACAACCGGTTCGGGCCGTCGGTGGTGAAGTCCCGTTGCACGAGGTCGTCATGAACCGGTGGACCGACCTTGCCACCCTTGCCGCGCTTCTTGCGCTTACCGAGGGCGCTCCGCCAACCATTGTCCGAGCAGATCTTCCACCCGGTGCGCTCCGCCATCGCCTGGCCGGCGGTGCGGGCCTCATCGACCAGGAACCGGTACCCGAACTCCGGGTCATCGCGGTGGGCATCGACCAGGGCGTTCGCGCGATGAGCGGCGACGATTTCGGCGTCACCGACGGGCCGGCCGAGCCACCGATAGTAGGGCTGACGAGCGATGTTCAATACCCGGCACGTCACCGCGACGGGGATCCCGTCGGCGGCCAGCTCGCTCACGAGCGAATAGCGCCCTTTCCCGGCAGATGCGCCTGCGACAGATACGCCGCGGCCCGACGCAGGACCTCGTTCTCCTGCTCCAGCAAGCGGATCCGTTTGCGGGCCTCGCGCAGCTCGGCTGACGACGCCGCTGACGCCCGGTTTGACTCCCGCGTCAACGTCAGCCTGACGCAGCCACTTGAACAACGTCATCGGGTGCACCCCGAAGTCCTTCGCGATCTGCTCGACCGTCACACCCGCCTCGCGGCCTT comes from Salinispora tropica CNB-440 and encodes:
- a CDS encoding phosphotransferase family protein; this encodes MIGAKIGAGREADVHAWRDDAIIKLYRPGLLGHRAEAKALATLAGHGIAPRLDDTVQWDGRVGLVLERLDGADLLTLLQRQPWRMLGMARTLAATHLAVHQVSAPADLPELRSVLAARITTATMPTRLRSFALRLLDALPEGERLCHGDYHPGNLMLTDGRATVIDWPNATRGVPAADHARTMLLLRYSAPLPETSRVTRRLITSSRSVFTRRYSRAYRAGSVQPLSQSGPWLAVQAAARLSEGVAVERATLFDLLERLVHQIKR
- a CDS encoding class I SAM-dependent methyltransferase, which codes for MRAFQELVDEAAAADVSGWSFDWLDGRATEQRPPWRYSRLLAARLPHSPSALDIDTGGGEVIAEMPQLASRMVVTEGWPPNVERARVLLQPRGVAVVAVEPGRSLPFADASFSLVTSRHPVRPDWSEIARVLRDGGSYLAQHVGPASAFELIEYFRGPLPHERFARDPHRGVAAARRAGLEIVELRTARCRMEFFDIGAVVYTLRKCAWWVPDFAVEWHRARLERLDAHIRTHGAFVAHSTRILIEASRAPRREAQQ
- a CDS encoding DUF397 domain-containing protein, which encodes MTNLTGARWRKSTRSGNGNNCVEVADNLPGVVGVRDSKDPTGPALVFGPEAWQAFVTHARR
- a CDS encoding helix-turn-helix domain-containing protein, with the translated sequence MVGSALVRRSIGRRLAILRRAANLTQEQAAEHLQKGRATIARMEDGTEGVRFRDIDVKAMCELYGAEQADLDLLLALTAETRNGRKKSWWHDYTETELPQFFGLYVSLEDSAETIRQYEVELIPGLLQTRAYAEQVHQVPKGYVDQAERERRVTVRLARQSLLSRPRAPHLSVILNEAVLHRLVGGADVMAEQFKHLLDVTQRGNISVRVLPFAAGIHGGMAASTPFSLLDFPTDPVGEVLEPPLAYVDTLTGALYLNKPDESSAYQLVWEDLDDRAIDEAASKKMIATALEELSGD
- a CDS encoding flavin reductase, whose protein sequence is MRPLWRCRACGADWPCQPARLALLDEYRGRRSALLAHQGKLLAEASDQLSRLSGTRPDLRERFVHWCWRAEPEHPTTSAFEPGDLDLDLVFRGIEMIIRSHWGGRTCPRCANKGCPHLDWADGWLSRLRRSSEGRPSG
- a CDS encoding polysaccharide deacetylase family protein — translated: MAGGVGVGGPELRRWLAGTAAVVAGGAVVHALPVVTASGALRRRCWPRLAGVGAASRIALTFDDGPSRTSTTRFLRALERADVRATFFLLGTLLDRDPGLGREMAAAGHELAVHGWEHRNLLCRSPAATYADIARARDTVAAVTGASPLWYRPPYGVLTVSALLACRRLGLTPRLWTTWGRDWDATRSPAVIWETIVQDLDGGGTLLLHDSDHAASPGAWRGALAILPRLVSWAQERELTIGTLGAHEETEAAREPGAWRTPVRARPGHDDVPGG
- a CDS encoding UDP-N-acetylglucosamine--LPS N-acetylglucosamine transferase, with protein sequence MKPWPGGRSPRAGTSPAAAGTSPAAGRDDPDGGPGQLRILVVSADIGAGHDAAAAELAARLAGDGVVEQLNFFAALPRPLHRLVREGYRTMLQRFPWSYDALFRFTDRSSLMVRAFRAALRAAVPRMLSRISADTCLVVTTHPFANQLLGPMRGTGQLTVPVLSYVTDFVVHPIWISPGVDTYCVVHDGTQRQAAARGAADVRVVNPLISAEFAASATACQRTARARFGLPEQERLALIVAGSWGVGDVARTARDVLAAGCVTPVVACGRNVRLRQRLRTFPGHVLGWVEDMPTLMRAVDVVVENAGGLTCQQSLAGGLPTVTYRPISGHGRANAQLLAEAGLTTHVTSAAELGPALTKLTGVAGSPALPVGSATDMASVVSEVVRSGNRLDRKRPV